A section of the Streptomyces xinghaiensis S187 genome encodes:
- a CDS encoding sacsin N-terminal ATP-binding-like domain-containing protein: MVRAAAGGHDPYGTARLRRGVLDAWAASPARFREDANAEEDLALGGYRDRLVVELAQNAADAAARTGVPGRLRLTVHAAEGDSPAVLAAANTGAPLDAAGVESLATLRASAKRDEWREGEGTPSVGRFGVGFAAVLAVSDEPAVISRGGSVRWSLAEARDLAAEAAGGSPGLADELRRRDGHVPLLRLPLPAEGSAPVGYDTAVVLPLRDGAAEDLAERLLAGVDDALLLTLPGLDEIVIEIPGEDARTLTRRQDGPYTVVEDSARGTTRWRTASSGGRLEPALLADRPVEERLRPFWSVTWAVPVDAEGAPARPATASVVHAPTPTEEPLGLPALLVGSFPLEPTRRHTAPGPLTDFLTARAAETYTELLRAWQPLSTGTIDLVPGPLGKGGLDGRLRAEVLRLLPRVPFLAGAGTAVEGAEEPGADGELETFPGFGGGGAGPGARTSAGAPGGADTAATGPSATGTGAEAAGGPRPVRLRPVDAEIVEGAGSETVQVLAELFPGLLPAGLERRPELRSLGVVRVPLGEAVDRLAGVERSPSWWRRLYDSLAGTDPERLSGLPVPLADGRTTIGPRQVLLPLPGEEHGADGGTERAGTERAGTDATTGERRDRAAAPSAATLARLGLKVAHPDAAHPLLEKLGALPASPRAVLTTPQVRAAVAASLDSEDVWDEDTLDAEELAEAVLGLVSEAGIAPDDEPWLGALALPDEEGELAPAGELVFPGSDFEQVIREGELAACDAGLAGRWGAETLAAVGVQSTFALVRATDVVLDPDEFEPRDSDYAEPDDAGLLDSVDVWCEDVLDQLPDSPVPPVATEITAVRDLDLVDDDAWPRALALLARPPLRDALTQPVRVLLPDGTTETVRPYTAWWLRGHPVLDGRRPAGLRAAGGDPLLAGLYEAADATGFEDEQVLRALGVRTSVAALLDEPGGAAELLNRLADPERPVRARQLHGLYNALAVLDPEQVTLPDELRAVVGAAGDVRVVDAADALIADAPDLLPLAEDRPLVPVSPARAADLAELLQVRRLSEAYPAPVADPDAGEVREVPEAVRVLLGPGTPEAYTEYEELFVRAGADGTGGKDTAGLVEVDWRRTPDGVVHAATVEGVAAGLAWAAGQWPRRFEVAALLEDLSRTEELARDRWFD; the protein is encoded by the coding sequence ATGGTGCGAGCGGCGGCCGGCGGGCACGACCCGTACGGAACGGCGCGGCTGCGACGCGGTGTGCTGGACGCCTGGGCCGCCTCGCCCGCGCGGTTCCGCGAGGACGCCAACGCCGAGGAGGACCTGGCGCTCGGCGGCTACCGCGACCGGCTCGTCGTCGAACTCGCCCAGAACGCGGCCGACGCGGCCGCCCGCACCGGCGTCCCCGGCCGGCTCCGCCTCACCGTGCACGCGGCCGAGGGCGACAGCCCCGCCGTCCTGGCCGCCGCCAACACCGGGGCCCCGCTCGACGCCGCCGGCGTCGAGTCGCTGGCCACCCTGCGCGCCTCCGCCAAGCGCGACGAGTGGCGGGAGGGGGAGGGCACCCCGTCCGTCGGCCGCTTCGGCGTCGGCTTCGCCGCCGTCCTGGCCGTGAGCGACGAGCCCGCCGTGATCAGCCGCGGCGGAAGCGTCCGGTGGTCCCTCGCCGAGGCGCGCGACCTGGCGGCCGAGGCGGCGGGCGGCAGCCCCGGCCTGGCCGACGAGCTGCGCCGGCGCGACGGCCACGTCCCGCTGCTGCGCCTGCCGCTGCCCGCCGAGGGCTCCGCGCCCGTCGGCTACGACACGGCCGTCGTGCTGCCCCTGCGCGACGGCGCGGCCGAGGACCTGGCGGAGCGCCTCCTCGCCGGAGTCGACGACGCGCTGCTGCTGACGCTCCCCGGCCTCGACGAGATCGTCATCGAGATCCCCGGCGAGGACGCGCGGACCCTGACGCGCCGCCAGGACGGCCCGTACACCGTCGTCGAGGACAGCGCGCGCGGCACCACCCGCTGGCGCACCGCCTCCTCCGGGGGCCGGCTGGAGCCCGCACTGCTCGCCGACCGCCCGGTGGAGGAGCGGCTGCGCCCCTTCTGGTCGGTCACCTGGGCCGTCCCCGTCGACGCCGAGGGCGCCCCGGCCCGGCCCGCCACGGCGTCCGTGGTGCACGCGCCCACCCCGACCGAGGAACCGCTGGGCCTGCCCGCGCTGCTCGTCGGCTCCTTCCCGCTGGAGCCCACCCGCCGGCACACCGCGCCCGGCCCGCTCACCGACTTCCTGACGGCCCGCGCCGCCGAGACGTACACGGAGCTGCTCCGCGCCTGGCAGCCGCTCTCCACCGGCACGATCGACCTGGTGCCCGGCCCGCTCGGCAAGGGCGGGCTGGACGGGCGGCTGCGCGCCGAGGTGCTGCGGCTGCTGCCGCGGGTGCCGTTCCTGGCGGGCGCGGGCACGGCGGTTGAGGGGGCGGAAGAGCCGGGCGCGGACGGGGAGTTGGAGACGTTCCCGGGCTTCGGTGGCGGCGGCGCCGGCCCGGGAGCGCGCACGTCCGCCGGAGCGCCGGGGGGAGCGGACACCGCCGCGACGGGCCCCTCCGCGACCGGCACCGGCGCCGAAGCGGCCGGGGGCCCGCGTCCCGTGCGGCTCCGTCCCGTCGACGCCGAGATCGTCGAGGGCGCCGGGTCCGAGACCGTGCAGGTGCTCGCCGAACTGTTCCCGGGCCTGCTCCCCGCCGGCCTGGAGCGCCGCCCCGAGCTGCGCAGCCTGGGCGTGGTGCGGGTGCCGCTCGGCGAGGCCGTCGACCGGCTCGCGGGCGTCGAGCGCTCCCCGTCCTGGTGGCGGCGGCTCTACGACAGCCTGGCCGGCACCGACCCGGAGCGGCTCAGCGGCCTTCCCGTACCGCTCGCCGACGGCCGGACCACCATCGGCCCGCGCCAGGTCCTGCTGCCGCTGCCGGGCGAGGAGCACGGCGCGGACGGAGGCACGGAGCGAGCCGGCACGGAGCGAGCCGGCACGGACGCCACCACCGGGGAGCGGCGGGACCGGGCCGCGGCCCCCAGCGCCGCCACCCTCGCCCGCCTCGGCCTGAAGGTCGCCCACCCCGACGCAGCCCATCCGCTGCTGGAGAAGCTGGGCGCCCTCCCCGCCTCGCCCCGCGCCGTCCTGACGACCCCTCAGGTGCGGGCGGCCGTCGCCGCGTCCCTCGACAGCGAGGACGTCTGGGACGAGGACACCCTCGACGCCGAGGAACTGGCGGAGGCCGTGCTCGGTCTCGTCAGCGAGGCGGGGATCGCTCCGGACGACGAGCCCTGGCTCGGCGCCCTCGCCCTCCCCGACGAGGAGGGCGAGCTCGCCCCGGCCGGTGAACTGGTCTTCCCCGGAAGCGACTTCGAGCAGGTCATCCGCGAGGGCGAACTCGCCGCCTGCGACGCCGGCCTCGCCGGGCGCTGGGGCGCCGAGACCCTGGCGGCCGTCGGCGTGCAGTCGACCTTCGCCCTCGTCCGCGCCACCGACGTGGTCCTCGACCCGGACGAGTTCGAACCGCGCGACAGCGACTACGCCGAGCCCGACGACGCCGGGCTCCTCGACTCCGTCGACGTCTGGTGCGAGGACGTCCTCGACCAGCTCCCCGACAGCCCCGTGCCGCCCGTCGCCACCGAGATCACGGCCGTGCGCGACCTGGACCTCGTCGACGACGACGCCTGGCCCCGTGCCCTCGCCCTGCTCGCCCGGCCGCCGCTGCGCGACGCGCTGACCCAGCCCGTGCGCGTCCTGCTCCCGGACGGCACCACCGAGACCGTCCGCCCGTACACCGCCTGGTGGCTGCGCGGGCACCCGGTGCTCGACGGCCGCCGTCCCGCCGGACTGCGCGCGGCGGGCGGTGACCCGCTGCTGGCCGGGCTCTACGAGGCCGCCGACGCGACCGGCTTCGAGGACGAGCAGGTGCTGCGCGCCCTGGGCGTACGGACCTCCGTGGCCGCGCTCCTGGACGAGCCCGGCGGCGCCGCCGAACTGCTGAACCGGCTGGCCGACCCCGAACGCCCCGTCCGGGCACGGCAGTTGCACGGCCTCTACAACGCCCTGGCCGTCCTCGACCCCGAACAGGTGACCCTGCCCGACGAACTCCGGGCGGTCGTCGGCGCGGCGGGCGACGTACGGGTCGTGGACGCCGCCGACGCCCTGATCGCCGACGCCCCCGATCTGCTGCCCCTGGCCGAGGACCGCCCGCTGGTCCCGGTGAGCCCGGCGCGGGCGGCGGACCTGGCGGAGCTGCTCCAGGTGCGGCGGCTGAGCGAGGCGTACCCGGCCCCGGTCGCGGACCCGGACGCGGGCGAGGTCCGCGAGGTCCCGGAGGCGGTCCGCGTCCTGCTGGGCCCGGGCACCCCCGAGGCGTACACCGAGTACGAGGAACTGTTCGTCCGCGCCGGAGCGGACGGCACGGGCGGGAAGGATACGGCGGGGCTGGTGGAGGTCGACTGGCGCCGCACCCCCGACGGCGTGGTGCACGCCGCGACCGTGGAGGGCGTGGCCGCGGGCCTGGCCTGGGCGGCGGGCCAGTGGCCCCGCCGCTTCGAGGTCGCGGCCCTGCTGGAGGACCTGTCCCGCACGGAGGAACTGGCCCGGGACCGCTGGTTCGACTGA
- a CDS encoding HAD-IC family P-type ATPase, which produces MTHRSPTDIGEPEPGTAAPAAPAPPAGTAARTAQVPAPAPTASPPASPAGPASPAGLPGLTAAEVAARIAAGEVNDVPVRSSRSTADIVRANVFTRFNAIIGVLFLIILIVGPIQDGLFGFVIIANTAIGIIQELRAKKTLDNLAVISEARPVVRRDGHSAEVRTGDIVLGDLVEIGPGDKCPVDGEVAEADGLEIDESLLTGEADPVLKRPGDPVMSGSFVVAGTGAFTATKVGREAYAAQLAEEASRFTLVHSELRSGISQILKYITYMLIPAAIGLVVSQLFVQDHDWREAVRRMVGGIVPMVPEGLVLLTSVAFAIGVIRLGRKQCLVQELPAIEGLARVDVVCLDKTGTLTEGGMDVTGIRVLDGSGEERVRHVLGTLGACDPRPNASLQAVGRHCPAPDGWRHTETLPFSSARKYCGAALTDTDGATTTWLLGAPDVLLPAGDPALASVDELNTQGLRVLLLARTGQPLLDPEAGRGAHPVALVVLEQWLRPDARDTLRYFAEQDVAAKVISGDNAVSVGAVAGKLGLPGAETTVDARRLPEDREDMAEVLEKGAVFGRVTPQQKRDMVGALQSRGHTVAMTGDGVNDVLALKDADIGVSMGSGSEATRAVAQIVLLNNSFATLPSVVAEGRRVIGNITRVATLFLTKTVYSVLLAVLVVSSQVPYPFLPRHLTLISSLTIGIPAFFLALAPNKERAQPHFVRRVMRYAVPAGLIAGAATFTSYLLARHHYTGPGALAAETSAATLTLFLIAMSVLAIVARPYTWWRIGLVATMASAFLVVIVTPMLQHFFALRLVGTVMPWTAVGIAAAAAVLMELSWRWVGRRFPA; this is translated from the coding sequence ATGACGCATCGCTCCCCCACCGACATCGGAGAGCCGGAGCCGGGGACCGCCGCCCCCGCCGCCCCGGCTCCTCCCGCCGGAACCGCGGCGCGCACCGCGCAGGTGCCCGCACCCGCACCCACCGCGTCCCCTCCCGCCTCGCCCGCCGGCCCGGCCTCGCCCGCCGGGCTGCCCGGCCTGACCGCCGCCGAGGTGGCGGCGCGGATCGCGGCGGGCGAGGTCAACGACGTTCCGGTGCGGTCCTCGCGCTCGACCGCCGACATCGTCCGGGCCAACGTCTTCACGCGCTTCAACGCGATCATCGGCGTGCTCTTCCTGATCATCCTGATCGTCGGCCCGATCCAGGACGGCCTGTTCGGCTTCGTCATCATCGCCAACACCGCCATCGGCATCATCCAGGAACTGCGCGCCAAGAAGACCCTGGACAACCTCGCCGTGATCAGCGAGGCCCGGCCGGTCGTCCGGCGCGACGGCCACTCCGCCGAGGTGCGGACGGGTGACATCGTCCTCGGGGATCTGGTCGAGATCGGCCCCGGCGACAAGTGCCCCGTCGACGGCGAGGTCGCCGAGGCGGACGGGCTGGAGATCGACGAGTCGCTGCTCACCGGCGAGGCCGACCCCGTCCTCAAGCGCCCCGGCGACCCGGTGATGTCCGGCAGCTTCGTGGTCGCGGGCACCGGCGCCTTCACCGCCACCAAGGTCGGCCGGGAGGCCTACGCGGCCCAACTGGCCGAGGAGGCTTCGCGGTTCACCCTCGTCCACTCCGAGCTGCGGAGCGGCATCAGCCAGATCCTCAAATACATCACGTACATGCTGATCCCGGCCGCGATCGGGCTCGTCGTCAGCCAGCTCTTCGTGCAGGACCACGACTGGCGGGAGGCGGTCCGCCGCATGGTCGGCGGCATCGTGCCGATGGTCCCCGAGGGCCTGGTGCTGCTGACCTCGGTGGCCTTCGCGATCGGTGTCATACGGCTGGGCCGCAAGCAGTGCCTGGTGCAGGAGCTGCCGGCCATCGAGGGGCTGGCCCGGGTGGACGTCGTCTGCCTGGACAAGACCGGCACCCTCACCGAGGGCGGCATGGACGTCACCGGCATCCGCGTCCTCGACGGCAGCGGCGAGGAGCGGGTGCGGCACGTCCTCGGCACGCTCGGCGCCTGCGACCCGCGGCCCAACGCCAGCCTGCAGGCCGTCGGCCGGCACTGCCCCGCCCCGGACGGCTGGCGGCACACCGAGACGCTGCCGTTCTCCTCCGCCCGCAAGTACTGCGGCGCGGCGCTCACCGACACCGACGGCGCCACCACCACCTGGCTGCTGGGCGCGCCGGACGTGCTGCTGCCCGCCGGTGATCCGGCGCTGGCCTCGGTGGACGAGCTCAACACGCAGGGGCTGCGCGTGCTGCTGCTCGCCCGCACTGGGCAGCCGCTGCTCGACCCGGAGGCGGGCCGCGGCGCGCACCCCGTCGCCCTGGTCGTCCTCGAACAGTGGCTGCGTCCCGACGCCCGGGACACCTTGCGGTACTTCGCGGAGCAGGACGTCGCCGCCAAGGTCATCTCCGGTGACAACGCCGTGTCCGTGGGCGCGGTCGCGGGCAAGCTCGGCCTCCCGGGCGCGGAGACCACGGTCGACGCCCGCCGCCTGCCGGAGGACCGGGAGGACATGGCGGAGGTGCTGGAGAAGGGCGCGGTCTTCGGGCGCGTCACGCCGCAGCAGAAGCGGGACATGGTGGGCGCCCTGCAGTCCCGCGGCCACACCGTGGCCATGACGGGTGACGGCGTGAACGACGTCCTGGCCCTGAAGGACGCCGACATCGGCGTCTCCATGGGCTCCGGCTCGGAGGCCACCCGGGCCGTCGCCCAGATCGTGCTGCTCAACAACAGCTTCGCCACCCTGCCGTCGGTGGTCGCCGAGGGGCGGCGGGTGATCGGCAACATCACGCGCGTGGCGACCCTCTTCCTGACGAAGACGGTCTACTCGGTGCTGCTGGCGGTCCTGGTGGTGAGCTCCCAGGTGCCGTACCCGTTCCTGCCCCGGCATCTGACGCTGATCTCGTCACTCACCATCGGCATCCCGGCCTTCTTCCTGGCCCTCGCCCCCAACAAGGAGCGGGCGCAACCGCACTTCGTCCGGCGGGTGATGCGGTACGCCGTCCCGGCCGGCCTCATCGCGGGGGCGGCGACGTTCACCTCGTACCTGCTGGCCCGGCACCACTACACGGGGCCGGGGGCGCTGGCCGCCGAGACGAGCGCGGCGACGCTGACGCTGTTCCTGATCGCGATGTCGGTGCTGGCGATCGTGGCCCGCCCCTACACGTGGTGGCGGATCGGGCTGGTCGCCACCATGGCGTCCGCCTTCCTGGTCGTGATCGTCACACCGATGCTGCAGCACTTCTTCGCGCTGCGTCTGGTGGGGACGGTGATGCCGTGGACGGCGGTGGGCATCGCGGCGGCCGCGGCGGTACTGATGGAGCTGAGCTGGCGCTGGGTCGGCCGGCGCTTCCCGGCCTGA
- a CDS encoding DUF2530 domain-containing protein, translating to MGKWTPTREAPEPLEGNVVAVVTGGTVLWFVMFLVQIPFYRWFEGQGLLWWLWTCLAGGGLGLYGIHYVRGREAALRRTAEEDPGGAEPGGSPDSR from the coding sequence ATGGGCAAGTGGACTCCCACACGGGAGGCACCGGAGCCGCTGGAGGGGAACGTCGTCGCCGTCGTGACCGGCGGCACCGTCCTGTGGTTCGTGATGTTCCTGGTCCAGATCCCCTTCTACCGCTGGTTCGAGGGACAGGGGCTGCTGTGGTGGCTGTGGACCTGCCTCGCCGGGGGCGGGCTCGGCCTCTACGGCATCCACTACGTCCGTGGCCGCGAGGCCGCCCTCCGCCGCACGGCGGAGGAGGACCCCGGCGGCGCGGAGCCCGGAGGTTCCCCCGATTCCCGGTGA
- a CDS encoding NCS2 family permease, whose translation MPSPATTPVDQQPPARPANGLDRFFKLSERGTGVSREIRGGLATFFAMAYIVVLNPIILGSGTDKFGHQLDAGQLVTATALIAGLTTILMGLIGNVPIALAAGLGINAVVSLQLAPVMSWPDAMGMVVLAGLVLMILVASGLRQRVLDAIPNGLRRSIAIGIGLFITLIGLVDAGFVTRNPDDAHTTVPLGLGVGGRLEGWPVLVFVLGLALTFVLVIRRTKGAILLSIAAMTVLALIINAVADIPKGAWGLTAPELPDSVVSTPDFGLIGEVSLFGGFSEVGVLTGSLFVFTVLLSGFFDAMGTIIGVSEEAKLTSKDGQVPRMGRILMVDGAAVAAGGFGSASANTCFVESTAGVGEGARTGLANLVTGGLFLLALVFTPLALIVPSQAATPALVVVGFLIMMANIRSIEWDDPTIAAPAFLTMIAMPFTYSITNGIGLGVLAFILLRAATGKFRTVPWLLNVVGLCFLVYFLLSPIEQALGIG comes from the coding sequence ATGCCTTCCCCGGCCACCACCCCGGTCGACCAGCAGCCGCCCGCGCGACCCGCAAACGGCCTCGACCGCTTCTTCAAGCTCTCCGAGCGCGGAACCGGTGTCTCCCGCGAGATCCGGGGCGGCCTGGCGACCTTCTTCGCCATGGCCTACATCGTCGTACTGAACCCGATCATCCTGGGGTCCGGCACGGACAAGTTCGGGCATCAGCTGGACGCCGGGCAGCTCGTCACCGCCACCGCGCTGATCGCCGGCCTGACCACGATCCTGATGGGCCTCATCGGCAACGTCCCGATCGCCCTCGCCGCCGGCCTGGGCATCAACGCGGTGGTCTCCCTCCAGCTCGCACCCGTCATGAGCTGGCCGGACGCGATGGGCATGGTGGTCCTCGCGGGTCTGGTGCTGATGATCCTCGTCGCCTCCGGTCTGCGGCAGCGGGTCCTGGACGCCATCCCGAACGGTCTGCGCCGGTCGATCGCGATCGGCATCGGCCTCTTCATCACCCTCATCGGTCTGGTGGACGCCGGTTTCGTCACCCGTAACCCGGACGACGCCCACACCACCGTGCCGCTCGGCCTCGGTGTCGGCGGACGGCTGGAGGGCTGGCCGGTACTGGTCTTCGTGCTCGGCCTCGCGCTGACGTTCGTCCTGGTCATCCGCCGCACCAAGGGCGCGATCCTGCTGAGCATCGCCGCGATGACGGTCCTCGCCCTGATCATCAACGCCGTCGCCGACATACCGAAGGGCGCCTGGGGCCTCACCGCGCCCGAGCTGCCCGACTCCGTCGTGAGCACCCCCGACTTCGGGCTGATCGGCGAGGTGAGCCTCTTCGGCGGCTTCTCGGAGGTCGGCGTGCTCACCGGCTCGCTCTTCGTCTTCACCGTGCTGCTGTCCGGCTTCTTCGACGCGATGGGCACCATCATCGGCGTCTCCGAGGAGGCGAAGCTCACCAGCAAGGACGGCCAGGTCCCGCGGATGGGCCGGATCCTGATGGTGGACGGAGCGGCCGTCGCGGCGGGCGGCTTCGGCTCCGCCTCGGCCAACACCTGCTTTGTGGAGTCCACCGCGGGCGTCGGCGAGGGCGCCCGCACGGGGCTCGCCAACCTCGTGACCGGCGGCCTCTTCCTGCTGGCCCTGGTCTTCACCCCGCTCGCGCTGATCGTGCCGTCCCAGGCGGCCACTCCGGCGCTGGTCGTCGTCGGCTTCCTGATCATGATGGCCAACATCCGCTCCATCGAGTGGGACGACCCCACCATCGCGGCCCCCGCCTTCCTGACGATGATCGCGATGCCGTTCACCTACAGCATCACCAACGGCATCGGCCTCGGCGTGCTGGCGTTCATCCTGCTGCGGGCGGCCACCGGCAAGTTCCGCACCGTGCCGTGGCTGCTCAACGTCGTCGGCCTGTGCTTCCTCGTCTACTTCCTGCTCAGCCCCATCGAGCAGGCCCTCGGCATCGGCTGA
- a CDS encoding MarR family winged helix-turn-helix transcriptional regulator, whose translation MSDLSLGDDAVAVNSLRSGVMRLSRRLKHQRVDESLSPTEMSVLGTLARCGSATPGELARKEHVQPPSMTRIVALLEAKGLVRLEPHPDDRRQKVVTRTERAESMLEESRRKRNAWLAELCEGLTDEEWATLRAAAPVLEKLAET comes from the coding sequence ATGTCGGATCTGTCCCTCGGCGACGACGCGGTCGCCGTGAACTCCCTGCGCTCCGGCGTGATGCGCCTCTCCCGCAGACTCAAGCACCAGCGGGTCGACGAGTCGCTCAGCCCCACCGAGATGTCCGTCCTCGGCACGCTCGCCCGCTGCGGCAGCGCCACCCCCGGCGAACTGGCCCGCAAGGAGCACGTACAGCCGCCGTCGATGACCCGCATCGTGGCCCTGCTCGAAGCCAAGGGACTCGTCCGGCTGGAGCCCCATCCGGACGACCGCCGCCAGAAGGTGGTCACCCGGACCGAACGGGCCGAGTCGATGCTGGAGGAGAGCCGCCGCAAGCGCAACGCCTGGCTGGCCGAGCTCTGCGAGGGCCTCACCGACGAGGAATGGGCCACACTCCGCGCGGCCGCGCCCGTCCTGGAGAAGCTCGCCGAGACCTAG
- a CDS encoding MFS transporter, which yields MSTGPGAHSAPVPDPDPTPEPDPAAAPANGAAERRGMFSSLRIRNYRLFAGGQMVSNTGTWMQRIAQDWLVLTLTGSSAAVGITTALQFLPMLLLGLYGGVIADRLPKRRLLLVTQSAMGLTGLALAALTLSGHVQVWHVYLMALLLGLATVVDNPARQAFVAEMVGPRDLRNAVSLNSANFQSARLVGPAVAGVLISAVGSGWAFLANGLSFLAPIAALLLMRRDDLHEVEPAPRGKGQLRDGLRHVAGRPELLWPIVLVGFIGTFGFNFPIWLTAFVDEVFHGDAGTYGLLNTLMAAGSLAGALLAARRGTSRLRLLVGAALLFGLLEITAAAAPVFWLFALLLVPIGMFGMTINVTANSTVQLAADPAMRGRVMSLYMMVFMGGTPLGAPLVGWITDAYGARIGFLAGGLISAGAALAVGLMLARIGGLRLKIDLHRGRPRVAFVERAPRKKEKQLAAMV from the coding sequence TTGAGTACGGGACCCGGAGCACACTCCGCACCCGTTCCCGACCCCGACCCCACCCCCGAGCCCGACCCCGCCGCCGCACCCGCGAACGGTGCCGCCGAACGGCGAGGCATGTTCAGCTCGCTGCGCATCCGCAACTACCGGCTCTTCGCCGGCGGCCAGATGGTGTCCAACACCGGCACCTGGATGCAGCGCATCGCCCAGGACTGGCTGGTCCTCACCCTCACCGGCTCCTCCGCGGCCGTCGGCATCACCACCGCCCTGCAGTTCCTGCCCATGCTGCTGCTGGGCCTCTACGGCGGTGTGATCGCCGACCGGCTCCCCAAGCGGCGGCTGCTCCTGGTGACCCAGAGCGCCATGGGCCTCACCGGCCTGGCTCTCGCCGCCCTGACCCTCTCCGGGCACGTCCAGGTGTGGCACGTCTATCTCATGGCCCTGCTGCTCGGGCTGGCCACCGTCGTCGACAACCCGGCCCGGCAGGCCTTCGTCGCCGAGATGGTCGGGCCGCGCGATCTCCGCAACGCCGTCAGCCTCAACTCGGCCAACTTCCAGTCCGCCCGGCTCGTCGGCCCCGCCGTCGCCGGTGTGCTGATCAGCGCCGTGGGCAGCGGCTGGGCCTTCCTGGCCAACGGACTGTCCTTCCTCGCGCCCATAGCCGCGCTGCTGCTCATGCGCCGGGACGACCTCCACGAGGTCGAGCCCGCCCCCCGCGGCAAGGGCCAGCTCCGGGACGGGCTGCGCCATGTCGCCGGGCGCCCCGAACTCCTCTGGCCGATCGTCCTCGTCGGCTTCATCGGCACCTTCGGCTTCAACTTCCCGATCTGGCTGACCGCCTTCGTCGACGAGGTCTTCCACGGCGACGCCGGCACCTACGGCCTGCTCAACACCCTGATGGCCGCCGGTTCCCTGGCCGGCGCCCTGCTCGCCGCCCGCCGCGGCACCTCGCGGCTGCGGCTGCTGGTCGGCGCGGCGCTCCTCTTCGGCCTGCTGGAGATCACCGCGGCCGCGGCCCCCGTCTTCTGGCTCTTCGCGCTGCTGCTGGTGCCGATCGGCATGTTCGGCATGACGATCAACGTCACCGCCAACTCCACCGTGCAGCTCGCGGCCGACCCGGCCATGCGGGGCCGGGTGATGAGCCTGTACATGATGGTCTTCATGGGCGGTACGCCCCTGGGAGCCCCGCTCGTCGGCTGGATCACCGACGCCTACGGAGCGCGCATCGGCTTCCTCGCGGGCGGCCTGATCTCCGCCGGCGCGGCGCTCGCCGTCGGGCTGATGCTGGCCCGGATCGGCGGACTGCGGCTCAAGATCGATCTGCACCGGGGACGGCCCCGGGTGGCCTTCGTCGAACGCGCCCCGCGGAAGAAGGAGAAGCAGCTGGCCGCGATGGTGTGA
- the thpR gene encoding RNA 2',3'-cyclic phosphodiesterase, whose amino-acid sequence MRLFAAVVPPMPVAGELAEAVAGLRELPGADRLRWTRRHGWHFTLAFYGEVAEEPLPDLHRRLARAAHRHRAYELSLAGGGRFGHRALWAGATGDVRAMARLAATAVAAGRRAGIPMKDEHPGFTPHLTLARGHARGRRRGRGGRGGDGDDGGHRGDGHDAGGGRDVDLRPYVEALADFAGSPWTVSELALIRSHPPAPGLPGAQPHYETVALWPLGRAETGPRPDREAAPGGPAAGPRTAPEPAPGAAEGQG is encoded by the coding sequence ATGAGACTCTTCGCCGCCGTGGTCCCGCCGATGCCGGTGGCCGGTGAGCTCGCCGAGGCCGTGGCCGGGCTCCGGGAGCTGCCGGGTGCCGACCGGCTGCGCTGGACCCGGCGGCACGGCTGGCACTTCACCCTCGCCTTCTACGGCGAGGTGGCCGAGGAACCGCTGCCGGATCTGCACCGGCGCCTCGCCCGCGCCGCGCACCGGCACCGCGCGTACGAGCTGAGCCTGGCCGGAGGCGGCCGCTTCGGGCACCGGGCCCTGTGGGCCGGGGCCACCGGGGACGTCCGGGCGATGGCCCGGCTCGCCGCCACGGCCGTCGCCGCCGGCCGCCGGGCGGGCATCCCGATGAAGGACGAGCACCCGGGCTTCACCCCGCACCTGACGCTGGCCCGCGGCCACGCCCGTGGCCGCCGCCGCGGGCGCGGCGGCCGGGGCGGCGACGGCGACGACGGCGGCCACCGCGGCGACGGTCACGATGCCGGCGGCGGCCGGGACGTGGACCTGCGCCCGTACGTCGAGGCGCTGGCGGACTTCGCGGGCAGCCCCTGGACCGTCTCCGAACTGGCGCTGATCCGCAGCCATCCGCCCGCCCCCGGCCTGCCGGGCGCCCAGCCGCACTACGAGACGGTGGCCCTCTGGCCGCTGGGCCGGGCGGAGACCGGGCCGCGGCCGGACCGGGAGGCCGCACCCGGGGGGCCCGCCGCCGGGCCCCGCACGGCACCGGAGCCCGCCCCCGGCGCCGCGGAAGGGCAGGGCTAA